AACCTTTGAGTGGTTGGGAAGCCGAAATCAGTACAGTACAAAAATTAAAGCCCGTAAAAGCGTTTGTTAAATCTTTTGCAGATCCCGCTGCTGTTACGGTTACTTCGACTACCATTTGTCCTGACGCTACTGCAGACTTGATAGCTTCATCGACTTTAGATTATCCGCAAACTTTTGTATGGTATTCAGACAGTATCCTTACCAATATCGTATATAGCGAAATTGTTGATGGTATAAATAAAACATATTCGACATTCACATTGTCTAATCAAACTATAGATACTGCCTATTATGTAACGGTAGGAAATAATATGTTTTGCAATCTTACTAATGTAGGCCTTGATCCTACAGGTTACAAACCACGTAAGGCAACAATAACCATAACACAGCCTGTTGTGAGTATAACTGGAGCCGACGAGCTTTGTGTAGGAGCCTTTACCACACTATCGCCAACAACCGGCGGAACATGGGCAAGTAGCGATGCAATCATTGCTACGGTAACAAATGATGGTGTAGTAACCGGAGTAAGTGCAGGTGATGTAAGATTTACTTTTACAGACAATACTACAGGTTGTACTAACATAACAGATATTGTCAGGATAAACGCATTACCGACTATTAATGTTATAAACATAGCTATTTGTTATAATGATGATGTTGATCTTACAACAGCTGTATCAGTACAGCCTGGAATCAATGCCTTATTCTTTACAGATGCTGCAGCTTCAATTCCTGTTGGAGATCCGACACAAGTTAAGGATATAAAAAACAACACGACATTTTATGTTAAAGCAGAGAATAGTACTAACTTTTGTCAAAGCAGTTTACAATCGTTCAATGTAATTGTAAACCCGTTGCCTACATTAAGTGTACAAAACATAGCTATATGTATGTTTTCAGATGCCGATCTTACTATGGCTGTAAGCAATGTGGTTGCAGATACATTGTTATTTTATTCGGATCAATTAGGAACTGTGCCGGTAATAACACCGAATGCTGTAAATGGGATTCTATCCGATGAAGTGTTTTATGTAAAAGGATTGAATAAATCTACTGGTTGTACAAGTAATATGTTGTCTTTTAACGTTATAGTAAACGGCGCTCCGTCAATTACTTTGTTGAGCAATAATACACCGGTTTGCGAAGGAGGTTTCATAAATATAGAATATGAATTAGAGAATGTAAGCGGAGCTGTTGTGACCGGATTACCACCGGGAGTTCAAACAAATGCTACGGCAACACTATTGACTATTTCCGGTACTCCTACAATAGCAGGAACTTATTACTATACCATAACAACAATCGGGCAAGCTACTTCTTGTGACCCGGCTACACTACAGGCTTCCGTTATTGTACATCCGAATCCGGCCGCTTCATTTTCTTATCAAATAGAAGCGAATCCTTTATCTATAACTTTTGCAGATCAATCAACAGTTTCATCAGGAAGTATTGTTAGTTGGGAATGGGATATGGGCAATCTTTTTCAGTTCGCAGGAGACGGTAGCCCGTTTACTTATGGATATACAACTGTCGGAATTTACAATGTAACATTAAAAGTAACGACAGATAATGGATGTAGCGCATCAATTACACAAACATTACATACTGATGCCAATGTTAAACCGGGCTTTGATATTGATGTTGAAAATCAATGTATAAGCAATAACCGTTTTGTGTTTTCTAATACTTCTGTTATTCATGGAACAACGGAAGTAGAATATTTATGGGACTTTGGCGATGGAATAACAAGTTCAAATGTTAATCCTGTACATTCTTATACCAATCCCGGATCATATCCTGTATTATTAACAGTTACTACTGACAAAAATACGATTAGCGAGTCTGTGCAATCAATATCAAAAATTGTGAATGTAAGACCGGAACCGCCGGTATGGGTAGAAGATTTAGAAATTTGCCTGGGCGAGAGTGTTGACCTTACTACTGCATTACTTCCTATTTCAGGTACAACTGTTTCTTATTACAGGGATGCTGTCGGAACAATTCTTGTTTCAGACCCAACAAACGTAATAGATGTGGAGTCTACAACTTTCTTTTATGTAAAACTGTTGTATAACGTGACCGGTTGTGAAAGTCCGCTTACAGGGTTCAGGGTAAAAGTAAATTCTGTACCTGACTTAGAAGTGCAGGATATCTTTGTTTGCCTCGGCAATAATGCAGTAGATATTACACCTGCAATAGTATCTTATTCGGCCGGAAGCACACTTCAGTTCTATAGAGACGCTGAGGGTACCCAGCTGATTATGTCTCCTCAATCTGTAAGCGAAGTTACAGCTATTTCTCCATTTTGGGTAAAAGCGGTATATCCGAATGGTTGTGAAAGCGAAATGAAACTATTTATGGCAAAAGTTACAGTGTTACCTTTTGTTGAAGTAAAAAATATAAATGTTTGTACGGGAGGTGAGGTCGACCTGAATTCGGCGGTAACTATTTATGAAGGAAGTTATGTTCAGTTTTATGAGGATATTAACGGCACTAATCCCGTTTCATCTGTTGTGACCGTAACTAATAGTCCGGCAACCTATTATGCAAGAGCAATATATACCATAACAGGTTGTGAAGGAGAAATGGAATCATTTGTTGTAACCACCAATCCGGTTCCGGATGTCATTATTGGAAATTTTGTATATTGCCATGGTGAAAGCGTACCTGAATATACCTTTACGGGTTCCGTTACAGGAAATAATTTTAACTGGAAAAGGGTTGTAGGTCATGATTTAGGTCTGACAGAAATAACAGGTACAAATGTGATTCCTGCATTTACAGCTCAAAATACCGGTGTATATCCATTAGAGGCTATTTATGAAGTAACCCCGGTGTATACTGAAAATGGTGTTAGTTGCGAAGGCGCATCAGAATATTTTATGATTATTGTTAATCCGATTCCTGTACTGGCTCCTGTGGTAGATATGGTACATTGTTACGGAACAGAAGTTGAGCCGTATTTGTTTACGAGCAATATTCCTGATGCCGATTATAAATGGAAGCGGGTAGGAGGAGATGTAATTTCTTTGATTCCTGAAAACGGAGAGAATTTTATGCCAGGGTTTACGGCGATGCTCAATAACGGCACTGCACTTACAGCACAATATAAAGTAACTGCCGACTTCAGCTATGCTAATAAAACATGTAATAATGGAGATACTATAACCTTCAATATTACTTTGTTACCCGAAATAAAGGTTAATATAACCAATGCAGACCAAACCGTTTGTTCCGGTACTGCTATACAAGATATTGTCTTTGGTTCAAATGTTCCGACTAACAATGTTACATTCCGTTGGGAAAGAATTTCCGGAGTTTTACCGGGAATGGTTACATCCGGCACCGGTAGTATTGCCGCACAAATATTTACCAATACCGGTAGTACATCCGTAACCGCCTTATATTTAGTAACACCAATATATCATTACAATGGTGTAAATTGCGAAGGCATACCCGAAACATTCTCAATCACGGTCATGCCGGAAATACAGATAACAGCTATTCCAGATTTCACCTTCTGTTCCGGAGAACAAGTTCCATTGTATGTATTAGGAAATAATCCGTCTGTTAACTATTCCTGGCAAAACGATAATGGTATCGAAGTCGGATTACCGGACTCTGGAACAGGCAACTTACCCGCCTTTACCGCAACCAATGCTGGCGACGAAGCGATAACTGCAATTTACCGCATAACCGCTTCAACTGTACTGAATAATGTAACGTGCGAAGAAGAGGTTTATGTTTCAATAACAGTAAATCCCGTCCAATTAGTAGATGCGGTATCAAGTATAACATTATGTAACAATGAACTTCTGGAAATTATCTTTACGGGAAGCGCAGATGATTATGAATGGGAAAGAATCGGCGGCACTAATATAGGCATTCCGCTTCAGGGTACAGGAAATATTATAGATATTGCGGTTGTGAATATTACGTCATCACCTATAACAGCAACCTACCGGGTAAGACCTGTAGGAACTTGTCCTGGCAACGAAGTGATTTTCGACATTACGGTTATATCTACTCCAGTACTAAATAATTTACCCGTAGATATTGTTCATATTTGTTCAGGATCTACTTTCGATTATATTGCATCAAGCAATACTAATAATGTAATATTTAGTTGGATAAGAGATGCTAATCCTGATATAAATAACGGCGTGGCGGCTTCGGGAAATAATGCTCACATAAATGAAGTGCTTATCAATACCTCGACAAATCCGGTTGTTGTTAATTATCAAATTATGTTAGAAGTCAGTTCGTGTGCACCTGTAGTTGAAAATATAGCAATTACAGTTCATCCGGCACCGGAAATAGATATTAATTATTCGCACATGTTTTGTACAGGCGCGTTTTCGGTGATAATACCTTATGTTACAACAAATAATCCTACGGATTATAAGCTGATATTTTCGGATGTTGCCATTGCGGCAGGATTTGCAAATATAGCAGACTTCACAACTTTACCACCGGATGAAATAATAATACCTGTACCGGAATTTGTGGCAGAGGGTAATTATTCTGGAATAATAACAGTGAAGAAAGGTGATTGTACTCGCGAATATCCTTTTGAAATCAGAGCAGTAAATTCATTTTATATTATTGAACAACCTAAGTCGTTACAAAACTTATGTTCCGGTTCTTCGGAATTCGAACTAACCGTTCTAACAAACAAAGAGAACTTGACATATCAATGGTACCATAATGGTCAGGCAATATCGGATGCAACTTCCAATACATATATTGCTGAGTTTGGTTCGGCAACGGCGGGAGAGTATTATGTTGAGATCAGTAATGTTTGTATTACTTTAACAAGTGATGTGGTATTTGTAACGGAAAATCCGGTTACTATTGAACACGAATGGGACAACGTGATTTATGTGAAAGACTATGATCATCATTTCGTAAGATTCCAATGGTATAAAGACGGTTATCCTGTAAATGTTAATGGATTTGCTCAATATTATGGGGAAGAACAAGGACTTGATGGTACATATTATGCAAGATGTTATTATGAAGATGGTTCGTACATCGAAACTTGTCCGGTAACAATTATTAAAACCAAAACTCCAATTGAGGTTAAATTGTACCCTAATCCTTCCTCTGCAGGTTCTACATTTTATGTGTCGATAGATAATAAAGAATTAGAATTGGATTCTGTTGAAACTTATATAGAAATAATAAATATGTTGGGACAAGTTGTAACTAAAACTCGTGCTATTGGATCTGTAATAGAGGCAAAAGCTCCTTTAGTATCAGGCACTTATATTGTCCGTGTTTATAACAATACACAAAATATTACTCAACGTATGATTGTTAAATAATAATTTATCACCCTTGATAATAAAAAAATAAAATATATGAAAAAAATTAGTTTTATAGTTATATTGATAATGTGCTCTGTACTAACAGTTAATGCACAGCAAAAAGGTTCTTATTTAAATGTTCAAGCAGGTATAGGCCCAAGCGGTTTAAATTACGACCTTAAAGGAGCTACTTCTAATGGAGATAATCAATTGAAAGTTGGGGCAAATGCTCTGATCGGTTATTCATACTTTTTTAACCGTCATTGGGGATTAGGAACGGGTGTAGGGTTCTCATGCTTTAATAGCAGAGGATTATATAAAAATGATTTTTCCGATGCCGATTATTTTAACCTTGGAAATCAGATAGGCAATAATAATGGTAATGACAATGAATATGAACTGAGAGCTCGGCTTGCACATTGGGAAGAAAAACAATCGGTTTATACTTTAGACATTCCGTTAATGATACAATACCAATATAAGTTTGGCGATAAAGAAGGATGGGGAATATATTTTGGTATAGGAGTTAAATTGCATATTCCTTTAAAATCGGAATATGAAGTGATAGACTCTGATTATTCAAATGACGGCAGGTTAAATGTATCCGGATTATTTCACGATTCTAATATCGACTACGGTTCACCTTCCAACTATTCTATTTCTTATCACGGATTCGGTACGATACACAATCCGAATGAAAAATTAGACTGGAACGGTGATATAGATCTCAAATTAGGAATTTCGGGTATTGCAGACCTTGGTTTCTTATTTTCATTAAGTCGTCGTATTGACCTGACCGTTGGCGGTTATCTTAATTATGGTTTCAATGACGTGAAAAAAGGAAACTCCAAACCTTTGATGGAAGCTCCCGAGCAATATCTTCCGTCTGCAGAAAATAATGTGGGTAACGGAATCACATATAATGGAATGATCAACTCGGATCGCGTAAACAAAGCCAACTTTATTTCCTACGGAGGAAAAATAGGACTAAGGATTAAACTGGGTAAAATCGAACATAAAGAAAAACTACCTGTAGAGTGTGATACTTGCTCTGCTAAAGTAGAGCTTATCGGTTTGGATAAATTGATTCAAAAACTGGATAGCTTGCCGAGACAAGAGCCGCAGATAGTTACACAATATATCGAAGCTAATGCAAAAGCTATTGAATGCCTTTCTCCTGAAGAACAGAAAATAGTGCTTCAGAAGATATATTTCGATACAAATAAGTCATTCTTGAGCCAAGAAAGTAAAAACGTATTGGATCAGATCGCAGACATACTGAAAGCTCATCAGAATATTGATTTGAAAATATTTGGTAATACGGATGATGTTGCTAACGATCAAATCAATATTCCGCTCGGATTAAGAAGGGCACAAGCAGCGAGAGATTATTTGGTAACAAAGGGAATTGCTAAGGAACGCATGTCAACTTATACCCAATCGAGCTATACGCCTGTTGTGCCGAACACAGATGCTCACAACAGAAGTTTGAACCGCAGCGCTGAATTTGTTGTAGTAATGGAATAAGAATAAGCTTGTATATAAGAACTTAAGTTGTTTAAAAAATAGAAAATATTATTCTGAGTATTGGAAAGCTAATTTTCCAATACTCAGAATTGTTCTTATAAAAATTATATTTATATATTTGCAGCTGATTTCCCTTTAGAAAGTCACTGTTTCTAAATTATGAAAATCAGGATGTGTTTTGATAAAATATTTCAATTTTTCTGTTTGCAAAGCAACAAAAGTTATTCTTAATAACTTTTGAAATAAATATAGTAATTATATGGTAAAGAACAAAATCCATCTTTCCCTTGCCCACATGTCGGGTAATGAACAAAAATACATAAATGATGCATTTGATTCCAATTGGGTTGTCCCATTAGGACCGAATGTAAATGGTTTTGAAAAAGACTTGGAAGATTTCCTGGGCGGGGATAAAAATGTTGTTGCTCTTAGCTCAGGAACGGCGGCGCTGCATCTCTCATTAATACAACTCGGAGTGAAAGCGGGAGATGAGATTATTTGCCAGAGTTTTACATTCGCTGCATCGGCAAATCCAATTACATATCTGGGAGCAAAACCTATTTTTGTGGATAGCGAACCCGAAACTTGGAATATGTCGCCCGAATTTTTGGAAGAAGCTATATTAGATAGAAAAGTAGTTACAGGAAAATATCCTAAAGCAATTATTCCCGTTCATCTATACGGAATGCCTGCAAAAATAAAAGAACTGCAAGATATTGCCTCAAAATATCATATTCCTATTATTGAAGATGCTGCAGAAGCTTTAGGTTCTGAATACAAGGGTAAAAAATGCGGTACTTTCGGCACTTTCGGTGTTTTAAGTTTTAATGGGAATAAAATTATTACAACATCAGGAGGAGGTGCTTTGGTTTGTTCCAATGAAGAACAGAAGAAAAAAACAATGTTTCTGGCAACACAGGCGAGAGACGAAGCCCCGCATTATCAACATTCCGAAATAGGTTATAATTATCGTCTAAGTAATATTTGTGCGGGAATCGGCAGAGGACAAATGGAAGTGCTGGAACAAAGAATAGCAAGAAGAAGAGAGATAAATGCTTTTTACAGAAAAGCATTTAAAGATATAGAAGGAATCACATTTCAAACGGAACCGTCCAAAGATTTTTATTCGAATTATTGGCTTACAACTATGATAGTTAATCCAATATTAACCGGCGACATTACCCGTGAAAACATTCGTTTGGCATGTGAAGCCGCAAACATAGAAACACGACCGCTTTGGAAACCGATGCATTTACAACCTGTTTTTGCTGATGCACCGTTTTATGGTAACGGCACAAGCGAAAAATTATTTGCCAACGGCTTGTGTTTACCTTCCGGAACGAGTTTAACTGAAAAAGAATTAGATGAGGTAAAGAAAGTTGTGATTAGAAGTTTGAGAATTCAATAATTCAAAATTCGAAGATTATTTTATCGATTTTATTATTGAATGAATTATTTCGGATTATTTCTTTGCAATGATAAACTAATAAATAATCAGTTAATTACTATATTAGCTAATTTTCATATTAATTTAAGGTTTATTATTCTTTTTTGCGTAATTCTTTTTTGCGTAATTGAATCTTTTTATTTAACTTTGCACCGAAATTAATATCTAAAATATAATCCATGAATCCATTTAGTTACGGTACAATAGTTAAGGGTAGCAGCTTTTATGATAGAAAGGAAGAACTTGAACGTATTGTAAATACACTGTCGGGAGGGAATAATATGGTGCTTTATGCGCCGCGCCGCTTCGGAAAAACATCTTTGGTTTTCCGGGCAATGGAAAAACTGGAGAAAAACGGATTTATATGTATTTATTTCGATTTTATGCCGGTTTTTTCAGCGGAATCTTTTGTTCGACTTTATTCTAAAGCGATAGCAGAGAAACAAACTAATCTACAGAAGTTTGCACAAATGTTTTCTTCTCTGATCAAAAATATCCGCCCCGTTTTAAGTTTCGGTCAAGATGGTTTACCGGAATTTTCAATTGATTTCGCCGGAGAAAAAGTTGATGAGGCTACTATTTCACAATTACTCGATTTGCCGGAAAAAATTGCCGGAAATAAGAGAGTTCTGGTTTTCTTTGATGAATTTCAAGAAGTTGAAAAATTGAGCAAAATAAATTTCGAAGCTCTGCTTAGAAGTAAAATACAACAGCAGGAAAAAATTAATTATTTATTTTTCGGTAGTAAAACCCATTTGCTAAAAGAGATGTTCGGCGACAAAAAGAGAGCGTTTTATAATGCTGCGTCGCAAATGAGTATCGGAGGACTTCCGGAAGAAGATACAATCGCATATCTGCAACAAAAATTCGCAACTTCAAATATAACAATTCATGAGAAAGAAGCATTATATATAATCTCGATAAGTTCGAATATTCCTCATTATATTCAAATGCTTGCGGCGGAAATATGGCAATATATGATAAACAACTTAAATGTAGTTACAAATGAGATTATTGATGCCTGCGTCAATCGTTTGGTCGAACTTAAAAGCGATTATTATATGGAGTTGTTCAATCGGCAATCGAACAGTAAAAAAAAATTATTGCAAGCGCTTACAAAAAGTGGAGAAAGTATATTTTCAACAGATTAT
The DNA window shown above is from Bacteroidales bacterium and carries:
- a CDS encoding PKD domain-containing protein, producing MNQHTSSFTQQTNNYKANQLSNSSADFYYTPPLSILVVDNGTGQVISQTTQTKASYNWRQDVAVTPDMDGKNINITVTDKNGCVISNRNQLFDYVERTTTNGGTRYNTNWQINSSAQTGDNCGDYDRKISIVRKNPSNDFLDSTYIHLVQSPQNNKYNFSALYLAASNQWVINKENPINTANIYASSDAANNLTIAAPDLISGTYVFEMTTQCKKETITKSFTFPNFLSVSEEPKYNIITNCGFLDIIPVAGQIQSDGQNTTTYFAVIAGEPGGYSSAPVTKGGKLELTIHGEYTIRMYSSINSSSVCGIHDTTIIFEASNIEFNYLTAYVCSPADTKAHVNARGKSGKRPYTYSLYKDINETILLASDTIGDFSEVDAVMGDILYMKIEDVCGASFVSSIDVIDLESLRKAWFGNNGLKELSICEGSTIYLRGISLGDVTYSWTGPNGFADTLQNTQLTILRGTANEGWYYLNVNNSFCPTVVDSVHLLIMQSPSVTIMDNAAICPGTEYTVKLKAHGDAPINYTVVTEINSIKTEIPFTNVADGQEDELKVSPLSTMKIWVKEVNDSQCSYEIPEDTITINIKSISSSCNITASMQEMCYDETAQLTVSSTLDIPYTINWYSDIALTNMVKSEPITVLGQQSTLSIPNVKRDTIFYVTASNDAYCEYKPGITVGSVNMSNNITTINCGEGINFYDTGGPDGNYKNNEDLVQTFVSTANGSPVNITFSSFITEDANYDKMYIYDGGSINSPVLASQLGGDLSANLPGPFVSTGDSLTILFVSNFNNSFAGWNAVVGVENKPVEVIAEVLDSIKVTITSSQPLPIHYIGSTVLSANASGAHGTYNYRWYTSTNGTDFILDAQATTSDYEVTNLTIPTYYKVLVNDNNINACADEAEAVIFLNAADINLTLSLLTPAQNICPDEFPITLRVNNNGTQDATNVVIKILLPNNISREGSHNLEVAFQTIAANSYEELEINQLNIIPSIKVNEAQIKGQIWSCDQGDNNVNTVYGDWDWQREPNEADENILLIDINRVVTNNDIVALNDTVCYGDNAVLEASTTFKYPQTFMWFSDSIGTEMIAEQTLLEASQSPANLTIPALMSDTTVYVTFYNDSICRYTIIDKEYSYNIFMLDGKSDIAIDEIVSFFDSGGPIENYGITENYTYTIVSPSGDPIIVKFKSFEINEATNEILNLYDGNSTNAPLLVSLTGTPAMPATYTTTGNSLTFNFQSNDEPLSGWEAEISTVQKLKPVKAFVKSFADPAAVTVTSTTICPDATADLIASSTLDYPQTFVWYSDSILTNIVYSEIVDGINKTYSTFTLSNQTIDTAYYVTVGNNMFCNLTNVGLDPTGYKPRKATITITQPVVSITGADELCVGAFTTLSPTTGGTWASSDAIIATVTNDGVVTGVSAGDVRFTFTDNTTGCTNITDIVRINALPTINVINIAICYNDDVDLTTAVSVQPGINALFFTDAAASIPVGDPTQVKDIKNNTTFYVKAENSTNFCQSSLQSFNVIVNPLPTLSVQNIAICMFSDADLTMAVSNVVADTLLFYSDQLGTVPVITPNAVNGILSDEVFYVKGLNKSTGCTSNMLSFNVIVNGAPSITLLSNNTPVCEGGFINIEYELENVSGAVVTGLPPGVQTNATATLLTISGTPTIAGTYYYTITTIGQATSCDPATLQASVIVHPNPAASFSYQIEANPLSITFADQSTVSSGSIVSWEWDMGNLFQFAGDGSPFTYGYTTVGIYNVTLKVTTDNGCSASITQTLHTDANVKPGFDIDVENQCISNNRFVFSNTSVIHGTTEVEYLWDFGDGITSSNVNPVHSYTNPGSYPVLLTVTTDKNTISESVQSISKIVNVRPEPPVWVEDLEICLGESVDLTTALLPISGTTVSYYRDAVGTILVSDPTNVIDVESTTFFYVKLLYNVTGCESPLTGFRVKVNSVPDLEVQDIFVCLGNNAVDITPAIVSYSAGSTLQFYRDAEGTQLIMSPQSVSEVTAISPFWVKAVYPNGCESEMKLFMAKVTVLPFVEVKNINVCTGGEVDLNSAVTIYEGSYVQFYEDINGTNPVSSVVTVTNSPATYYARAIYTITGCEGEMESFVVTTNPVPDVIIGNFVYCHGESVPEYTFTGSVTGNNFNWKRVVGHDLGLTEITGTNVIPAFTAQNTGVYPLEAIYEVTPVYTENGVSCEGASEYFMIIVNPIPVLAPVVDMVHCYGTEVEPYLFTSNIPDADYKWKRVGGDVISLIPENGENFMPGFTAMLNNGTALTAQYKVTADFSYANKTCNNGDTITFNITLLPEIKVNITNADQTVCSGTAIQDIVFGSNVPTNNVTFRWERISGVLPGMVTSGTGSIAAQIFTNTGSTSVTALYLVTPIYHYNGVNCEGIPETFSITVMPEIQITAIPDFTFCSGEQVPLYVLGNNPSVNYSWQNDNGIEVGLPDSGTGNLPAFTATNAGDEAITAIYRITASTVLNNVTCEEEVYVSITVNPVQLVDAVSSITLCNNELLEIIFTGSADDYEWERIGGTNIGIPLQGTGNIIDIAVVNITSSPITATYRVRPVGTCPGNEVIFDITVISTPVLNNLPVDIVHICSGSTFDYIASSNTNNVIFSWIRDANPDINNGVAASGNNAHINEVLINTSTNPVVVNYQIMLEVSSCAPVVENIAITVHPAPEIDINYSHMFCTGAFSVIIPYVTTNNPTDYKLIFSDVAIAAGFANIADFTTLPPDEIIIPVPEFVAEGNYSGIITVKKGDCTREYPFEIRAVNSFYIIEQPKSLQNLCSGSSEFELTVLTNKENLTYQWYHNGQAISDATSNTYIAEFGSATAGEYYVEISNVCITLTSDVVFVTENPVTIEHEWDNVIYVKDYDHHFVRFQWYKDGYPVNVNGFAQYYGEEQGLDGTYYARCYYEDGSYIETCPVTIIKTKTPIEVKLYPNPSSAGSTFYVSIDNKELELDSVETYIEIINMLGQVVTKTRAIGSVIEAKAPLVSGTYIVRVYNNTQNITQRMIVK
- a CDS encoding aminotransferase class I/II-fold pyridoxal phosphate-dependent enzyme, whose amino-acid sequence is MVKNKIHLSLAHMSGNEQKYINDAFDSNWVVPLGPNVNGFEKDLEDFLGGDKNVVALSSGTAALHLSLIQLGVKAGDEIICQSFTFAASANPITYLGAKPIFVDSEPETWNMSPEFLEEAILDRKVVTGKYPKAIIPVHLYGMPAKIKELQDIASKYHIPIIEDAAEALGSEYKGKKCGTFGTFGVLSFNGNKIITTSGGGALVCSNEEQKKKTMFLATQARDEAPHYQHSEIGYNYRLSNICAGIGRGQMEVLEQRIARRREINAFYRKAFKDIEGITFQTEPSKDFYSNYWLTTMIVNPILTGDITRENIRLACEAANIETRPLWKPMHLQPVFADAPFYGNGTSEKLFANGLCLPSGTSLTEKELDEVKKVVIRSLRIQ
- a CDS encoding OmpA family protein; its protein translation is MKKISFIVILIMCSVLTVNAQQKGSYLNVQAGIGPSGLNYDLKGATSNGDNQLKVGANALIGYSYFFNRHWGLGTGVGFSCFNSRGLYKNDFSDADYFNLGNQIGNNNGNDNEYELRARLAHWEEKQSVYTLDIPLMIQYQYKFGDKEGWGIYFGIGVKLHIPLKSEYEVIDSDYSNDGRLNVSGLFHDSNIDYGSPSNYSISYHGFGTIHNPNEKLDWNGDIDLKLGISGIADLGFLFSLSRRIDLTVGGYLNYGFNDVKKGNSKPLMEAPEQYLPSAENNVGNGITYNGMINSDRVNKANFISYGGKIGLRIKLGKIEHKEKLPVECDTCSAKVELIGLDKLIQKLDSLPRQEPQIVTQYIEANAKAIECLSPEEQKIVLQKIYFDTNKSFLSQESKNVLDQIADILKAHQNIDLKIFGNTDDVANDQINIPLGLRRAQAARDYLVTKGIAKERMSTYTQSSYTPVVPNTDAHNRSLNRSAEFVVVME
- a CDS encoding ATP-binding protein yields the protein MNPFSYGTIVKGSSFYDRKEELERIVNTLSGGNNMVLYAPRRFGKTSLVFRAMEKLEKNGFICIYFDFMPVFSAESFVRLYSKAIAEKQTNLQKFAQMFSSLIKNIRPVLSFGQDGLPEFSIDFAGEKVDEATISQLLDLPEKIAGNKRVLVFFDEFQEVEKLSKINFEALLRSKIQQQEKINYLFFGSKTHLLKEMFGDKKRAFYNAASQMSIGGLPEEDTIAYLQQKFATSNITIHEKEALYIISISSNIPHYIQMLAAEIWQYMINNLNVVTNEIIDACVNRLVELKSDYYMELFNRQSNSKKKLLQALTKSGESIFSTDYVRKNNLPAVSTLQRAVSELIYDGTIEKNKDKYFIADPFFKLFVEKKT